A stretch of Bradyrhizobium sp. AZCC 2262 DNA encodes these proteins:
- a CDS encoding MAPEG family protein codes for MYHFTALVTLLAVLVYFYSSILVSRARGKFGVKLPAISGNPDFERVFRAQMNTLEWMPIFLPSLWLFAIYIGDGIAAAIGLVWVIGRILYVFGYARAVKDRSRGFAIQALVAIALWVGAIGAIVWRLVHA; via the coding sequence ATGTACCATTTCACCGCGCTCGTCACCTTGCTGGCGGTCCTGGTCTACTTCTACTCGTCCATCCTGGTGTCGCGGGCGCGCGGCAAATTCGGCGTCAAGCTGCCGGCCATTTCGGGCAATCCGGATTTCGAGCGGGTATTTCGCGCGCAGATGAATACGCTGGAATGGATGCCGATCTTCCTGCCCTCGCTGTGGCTGTTCGCGATCTATATCGGCGACGGTATCGCGGCCGCAATCGGGCTGGTCTGGGTGATCGGGCGCATTCTCTACGTGTTCGGCTATGCCAGAGCGGTCAAGGACCGTAGCCGGGGCTTTGCGATCCAGGCGCTGGTGGCGATCGCACTATGGGTAGGAGCGATTGGCGCCATCGTGTGGCGGCTGGTGCATGCGTGA
- a CDS encoding ABC transporter substrate-binding protein: protein MKSGLLAAVAVGGLLLAAPASAQGVKIGILNDQSGVYADYGGKWSVEAARMAVEDFGGEVLGHKIEVISADHQNKPDLASAIARRWYEVEGVDMITELTTSSVALAIHDLSKQMKKIDIVVGAATSRLTGDACQPWGFHWAYDTHALAVGTGGALVQAGGDTWFFMTADYAFGYALEKDTGDLVKEKGGKVVGSVRIPLNSSDFSSFLLQAQSSKAKIIGLANAGLDTTNSIKQAAEFGIVKGGQKLAGLLLTLAEVHGLGLEAAQGLVLTEGYYWDRDDKSRDLANRFFKRTGRMPNMIQAGTYSATLAYLKAVKAAGTKDTEAVAKKLKELPVDDDFAQGGKVLENGRMVHDLYLFEVKKPSESKKPWDYYKQLAVVPGDKAFPAAKDSGCPLVK from the coding sequence ATGAAGTCGGGATTGTTAGCCGCCGTTGCGGTGGGTGGGCTTTTGCTCGCCGCGCCGGCATCGGCGCAGGGCGTCAAAATCGGTATTCTGAACGACCAGTCCGGGGTCTACGCCGATTACGGCGGCAAATGGTCGGTCGAGGCCGCCAGGATGGCGGTCGAGGATTTTGGCGGCGAGGTGCTCGGTCACAAGATCGAAGTCATCTCCGCCGACCATCAAAACAAGCCGGATCTTGCCAGCGCCATCGCGCGGCGCTGGTATGAGGTCGAAGGCGTCGACATGATCACGGAGTTGACGACGTCGTCCGTCGCGCTCGCGATTCACGATCTCTCGAAGCAGATGAAGAAGATCGACATCGTCGTCGGAGCGGCGACCTCACGCCTCACCGGCGACGCCTGCCAGCCCTGGGGCTTCCACTGGGCCTACGACACGCACGCACTGGCGGTCGGCACGGGTGGTGCGCTGGTGCAAGCCGGCGGCGACACCTGGTTCTTCATGACCGCGGACTACGCCTTCGGCTACGCGCTCGAAAAGGACACCGGCGATCTCGTCAAGGAAAAGGGCGGCAAGGTCGTTGGCTCGGTGCGCATTCCCCTCAACTCGTCGGACTTCTCGTCCTTCCTGCTGCAGGCGCAAAGCTCGAAGGCCAAGATCATCGGTCTGGCCAATGCCGGCCTCGACACCACCAACTCGATCAAGCAGGCGGCCGAGTTCGGTATCGTCAAGGGCGGCCAGAAGCTTGCGGGACTGTTGCTGACGCTGGCCGAAGTCCACGGCCTCGGCCTTGAGGCGGCCCAGGGCCTGGTGCTGACGGAAGGCTATTACTGGGATCGCGACGACAAGAGCCGCGACCTCGCCAACCGTTTCTTCAAGCGCACCGGCCGCATGCCGAACATGATCCAGGCAGGTACCTACTCGGCGACGCTGGCGTATCTGAAGGCGGTCAAGGCGGCAGGTACCAAGGACACCGAAGCGGTCGCCAAGAAGCTGAAGGAGCTTCCGGTCGACGACGATTTCGCGCAAGGCGGCAAGGTGCTCGAAAACGGCCGCATGGTGCACGACCTCTATCTGTTCGAGGTCAAGAAGCCGTCGGAATCGAAGAAGCCGTGGGATTACTACAAGCAACTCGCCGTGGTTCCCGGCGACAAGGCGTTTCCGGCGGCCAAAGACTCAGGTTGCCCGTTGGTGAAGTAG
- a CDS encoding efflux RND transporter permease subunit, with protein MNLGRLSINQPILAMVLSIVLLIVGAIAYTTLPVSEYPQVVPPTVVVTTQYPGATAQTVSDTVAAPIEQEINGVEDMLYLYSQATSNGNLTITVTFKLGTDLDKAQVLVQNRVAIAQPRLPEEVQRNGVVTRKNSPDILMVVFMLSPDDSFDQLYISNYALLQVRDELLRLDGVGDIQMFGARDYSMRLWLDPDRIATLGLTSAEVVAAIRAQNLQITGGQIGEPPIADRAFQPNLTFIGRLKDQKQFEDIVVRAGADGRIVRLRDVARVELGALSYATNSFLLRKSAVALLVTQRPGSNALATAKGISDTMERLKTRFPKGLDYNIGYNPTEFIAQSIHELIKTIYEAMLLVVIVVLVFLQGWRPAIIPIIAIPVSLVGTFAVMAALGFSINNLTLFGLVLAVGIVVDDAIVVVENVERHLEHGMSRRDAALKTMEEVGSALVSIALVLCAVFVPTAFLGGISGQFFQQFAVTIAVATAISCFCSLTLSPALASLILVPHEEKKPPARWNFIARGWDTFTGYFNRGFDRLSHGYARAADFVIRHAAVMLLLYVALIGSAGWLLATTSQGFIPAQDRGYVIVSAQLPGAASLARTTDIVRQIEKTALDTPGIIRVAAFAGFSGATRTQAGNAAALFPVFEEPEVRLKKGLTAAVITNDLRKRLSAIQGAFIIVIPPPPVPGIGTGGGFTMRVQDRQGRGPELLAAANDELVNAARKAPGLTQVFSPFTANTPQLFVDIDRVKAQKLGVPIANVNETIQTYFGSTYVNDFNLFGRTYHVTAQADLPFRKERSDLARLRTRNAAGDMVMLGSVVDFRDVSGPDRVARYNLYPAAELQGEGLPGTSSATAINTMKRLAEETLPSGFSFEWTDLSYQQVTGGNAGLYVFPICVLFVFLVLAAQYGSWSLPFAVILIVPMCLLAATIGVRIMGQDVNILTQIGFVVLVGLAAKNAILIVEFARDIELEGKPRLEAVIEACRLRLRPILMTSFAFILGVLPLVISSGSGSEMRQAVGVAVFFGMLGVTLFGLIFTPIFYVIVRNLADPKPRKDTVAA; from the coding sequence ATGAATCTCGGCCGGCTCTCCATCAATCAGCCCATCCTGGCGATGGTGCTGTCGATCGTGCTGCTGATCGTCGGCGCGATCGCCTACACCACGCTGCCGGTCTCGGAATATCCGCAAGTGGTGCCGCCGACGGTGGTGGTCACCACGCAATATCCGGGCGCCACCGCGCAGACCGTTTCCGACACGGTTGCAGCCCCGATCGAGCAGGAGATCAACGGCGTCGAGGACATGCTGTATCTCTACAGCCAGGCGACCTCGAACGGTAATCTGACCATTACGGTCACCTTCAAGCTTGGCACCGACCTCGACAAGGCGCAGGTGCTGGTGCAGAACCGGGTCGCGATCGCACAGCCGCGGTTGCCGGAAGAAGTGCAGCGCAACGGCGTCGTCACCCGCAAGAACAGTCCTGACATCCTGATGGTGGTCTTCATGCTGTCGCCGGACGACAGCTTCGACCAGCTCTACATCAGCAACTATGCGCTGCTGCAGGTGCGCGACGAGTTGCTCCGCCTCGACGGCGTCGGCGACATCCAGATGTTCGGCGCCCGCGACTACTCGATGCGGCTGTGGCTGGATCCGGACCGGATCGCAACGCTCGGTCTGACCTCTGCCGAAGTGGTGGCCGCGATCCGCGCGCAAAACCTGCAGATCACGGGCGGCCAGATCGGGGAGCCGCCGATCGCCGACCGCGCGTTCCAGCCCAATCTCACCTTTATCGGGCGCCTGAAGGATCAGAAGCAGTTCGAGGACATCGTCGTCAGGGCCGGCGCCGACGGCCGAATCGTGCGGTTGCGCGACGTAGCGCGGGTCGAACTCGGTGCGTTGTCCTATGCGACCAACAGCTTTTTGCTGCGCAAATCGGCGGTCGCGCTGCTGGTGACGCAGCGGCCGGGATCGAACGCGCTGGCGACCGCGAAAGGCATTTCCGATACCATGGAGAGGCTGAAGACCCGTTTTCCAAAGGGCCTCGACTACAACATCGGCTACAACCCCACCGAATTCATCGCGCAATCCATCCACGAGCTGATCAAGACGATCTATGAGGCGATGCTGCTGGTCGTCATCGTCGTGCTGGTGTTTTTGCAGGGCTGGCGGCCGGCTATCATTCCGATCATCGCCATCCCCGTATCGCTGGTCGGCACGTTCGCCGTGATGGCGGCACTCGGGTTCTCCATCAACAATCTCACCTTGTTCGGGCTCGTGCTCGCGGTCGGCATCGTCGTCGACGACGCCATCGTGGTGGTGGAAAACGTCGAACGGCACCTCGAGCACGGCATGAGCCGGCGCGATGCGGCGCTCAAGACCATGGAGGAGGTCGGCAGCGCGCTGGTCTCGATTGCGCTGGTGCTGTGCGCAGTGTTCGTGCCGACGGCCTTCCTCGGCGGCATTTCCGGGCAGTTCTTCCAGCAATTCGCCGTCACCATTGCGGTTGCGACCGCAATCTCCTGCTTCTGCTCGCTGACATTGTCGCCGGCGCTGGCCTCGCTGATCCTGGTGCCGCATGAGGAGAAAAAGCCACCGGCACGCTGGAATTTCATCGCGCGCGGCTGGGACACGTTCACCGGCTATTTCAACCGCGGTTTTGATCGGCTGTCGCACGGCTACGCCAGGGCGGCCGATTTCGTGATCCGGCATGCGGCGGTGATGCTGCTGTTGTACGTGGCGCTGATCGGCAGTGCCGGATGGCTGCTTGCCACCACGTCGCAAGGTTTTATTCCCGCGCAGGACCGCGGCTATGTCATCGTGTCGGCGCAGTTGCCGGGCGCGGCGTCGCTGGCGCGCACCACCGACATCGTCCGGCAGATCGAGAAAACGGCGCTGGACACCCCGGGCATCATCCGCGTTGCGGCATTCGCGGGATTTTCGGGCGCGACCCGAACACAGGCGGGCAATGCGGCGGCCCTCTTCCCGGTGTTCGAAGAGCCGGAGGTACGCCTGAAGAAGGGTCTGACCGCGGCGGTGATCACGAACGATCTGCGCAAGCGCCTGTCCGCAATTCAAGGGGCGTTCATCATCGTCATTCCGCCGCCGCCGGTGCCGGGCATCGGCACCGGGGGTGGCTTCACGATGCGGGTTCAGGATCGCCAGGGCCGCGGCCCCGAACTGCTGGCCGCCGCCAACGACGAACTCGTCAACGCGGCGCGCAAGGCACCTGGGCTGACGCAGGTGTTCTCGCCCTTCACGGCTAATACGCCGCAGCTCTTCGTCGATATCGATCGGGTCAAGGCGCAGAAACTCGGCGTGCCGATTGCGAACGTCAACGAAACCATCCAGACCTATTTCGGCTCGACCTACGTCAACGACTTCAACCTGTTCGGCCGCACCTATCACGTCACTGCCCAGGCCGACCTGCCGTTCAGAAAAGAGCGATCCGATCTGGCGCGGCTGCGCACCCGCAACGCCGCCGGCGACATGGTGATGCTCGGCAGCGTGGTGGATTTCCGCGACGTTTCCGGTCCCGACCGCGTCGCCCGCTACAATCTCTATCCGGCGGCGGAGCTGCAGGGCGAGGGGTTGCCGGGCACGAGTTCGGCCACCGCGATCAACACCATGAAGCGGCTCGCGGAGGAAACGCTGCCGAGCGGTTTCTCGTTCGAATGGACCGACCTTTCGTACCAGCAGGTCACTGGCGGCAATGCCGGTCTCTACGTATTCCCGATCTGCGTGCTGTTCGTGTTCCTGGTGCTGGCGGCGCAATACGGTAGCTGGAGCCTGCCGTTCGCGGTGATCCTGATCGTGCCGATGTGCCTGCTCGCTGCGACCATCGGCGTACGGATCATGGGGCAGGACGTCAACATCCTGACCCAGATCGGTTTTGTGGTGCTGGTGGGGCTGGCGGCAAAGAACGCCATTCTGATCGTCGAGTTCGCGCGCGACATCGAGCTTGAGGGAAAGCCGCGGCTGGAGGCCGTGATCGAAGCCTGCCGGTTGCGGTTGCGGCCGATCCTGATGACGTCGTTCGCCTTCATCCTCGGCGTGCTGCCGCTGGTGATCTCGTCGGGCTCGGGGTCGGAGATGCGGCAGGCGGTGGGCGTCGCCGTGTTCTTCGGCATGCTCGGGGTGACGCTGTTCGGCCTGATCTTTACGCCGATCTTCTATGTGATCGTCCGCAACCTGGCCGATCCAAAGCCTCGCAAGGATACGGTCGCGGCATAA
- a CDS encoding efflux RND transporter periplasmic adaptor subunit: MLALALSACGDKPPQQPAAAAPPVTVAQPVKRTVTDWDEFTGRFEAVQEVQVRARVGGFVTSVEFRDGAIVRTGDLLYVIDARPFEAVAEQADGQLSDARAKAELAKRELDRALTLVVTSAVSESIVDQRRQTLQAAHAAEMQAEGALKAAKLNIEFTHVMAPITGRVSRHLVTPGNLVQGSEGGATLLTSIVSLDPIYIYFDVDEATYLRNSKLWFEGKRPSSRDTPNPVEVSLTGETKPSHEGKMDFLDNRLDVSTGTLRSRAVIPNKDLSILPGQFGRVRLIGSAPYEALLLPDTAIATDQSRKIVFVVKDDNTVEAKAVTLGPLDEGLRVIREGLKAEDRVIIDGLQRARVGAKVTPQTAEVKPAGGKT, encoded by the coding sequence GTGCTCGCGCTGGCGCTGTCGGCGTGCGGCGACAAGCCGCCACAGCAGCCGGCCGCTGCGGCGCCGCCCGTCACCGTTGCGCAGCCGGTGAAGCGTACCGTTACCGACTGGGATGAATTCACCGGGCGGTTCGAGGCGGTGCAGGAGGTCCAGGTTCGCGCCCGCGTCGGCGGTTTCGTCACCAGCGTCGAATTTCGCGACGGCGCCATCGTGCGCACGGGCGATCTGCTGTACGTCATCGATGCCCGGCCATTCGAGGCGGTCGCCGAACAGGCCGACGGCCAGTTGTCCGATGCACGCGCGAAAGCCGAACTCGCCAAGCGCGAACTCGACCGCGCGCTCACACTGGTTGTGACTTCGGCGGTTTCGGAGTCGATCGTGGACCAGCGCCGCCAGACCTTGCAGGCGGCCCATGCGGCGGAAATGCAGGCCGAAGGCGCGCTCAAGGCGGCCAAGCTCAACATCGAGTTCACCCATGTGATGGCGCCGATCACCGGCCGCGTCAGCCGCCACCTCGTCACCCCAGGCAATCTCGTGCAGGGCAGCGAGGGCGGCGCCACGCTGCTCACCTCGATCGTCTCGCTCGATCCGATCTACATCTATTTCGACGTCGACGAGGCAACTTACTTGCGGAACAGCAAGCTCTGGTTCGAAGGCAAGCGGCCAAGCTCGCGCGATACGCCAAACCCGGTCGAGGTGTCGCTGACCGGCGAAACCAAGCCCTCGCATGAGGGCAAGATGGATTTCCTCGACAACCGCCTGGATGTCTCGACCGGCACGTTGCGCAGCCGCGCGGTGATCCCGAACAAGGATCTTTCGATCCTGCCCGGCCAGTTCGGACGCGTCCGGCTGATCGGCAGCGCGCCTTATGAGGCGTTGCTGCTGCCGGATACGGCAATTGCGACCGACCAGTCGCGCAAGATCGTTTTCGTCGTCAAGGACGACAACACGGTCGAGGCGAAGGCGGTCACGCTCGGCCCCCTCGACGAGGGGCTGCGCGTGATCCGCGAGGGGCTGAAGGCGGAAGACCGCGTGATCATTGACGGCCTGCAGCGGGCCCGGGTGGGCGCGAAGGTCACGCCGCAGACAGCCGAGGTCAAGCCGGCCGGTGGCAAGACATGA
- a CDS encoding iron-containing alcohol dehydrogenase encodes MHKGRVVFGAMDEVVFGRPASEALIEQLNRLGTKRAFLMVSGTLNRETDEIENIRRVLGPRCAGTFDAMPPHTPRAAVIAAADQARSAGADVIVTIGGGSITDGAKAVQLCLANDIRNPDDIDRIRSGRGASPQLSPPTVRQISVPTTIAGGEFSATAGVTNEKTRVKEALRHPLLMPRAVILDPWLGAHTPEWLWLSTGIRAVDHCVEGICSREAQPYGDAQALKGLSMLAQALPRVKADAKDLDARMDCQIGTWLSTGPLASGVPMGASHGIGYVLGAEFGVPHGYTSCVMLPAVMRWNMSANAERQALVAAAMGRPGADAGDVLDEFIRGLGMPRSLRDVKVGPEHFDRIALAAMATPWVPRNPRKIEGPAQVREILDMAA; translated from the coding sequence GTGCACAAAGGGCGTGTCGTATTCGGCGCGATGGATGAGGTTGTGTTCGGGCGGCCGGCGTCCGAGGCGCTCATCGAGCAGTTGAACCGGCTCGGCACGAAACGCGCCTTCCTGATGGTCAGCGGCACGCTGAACCGCGAAACCGACGAGATCGAGAACATTCGCCGCGTGCTCGGGCCGCGCTGCGCCGGCACCTTCGACGCGATGCCGCCGCACACGCCGCGCGCGGCCGTCATTGCCGCGGCAGACCAGGCGCGCTCCGCCGGTGCCGACGTCATTGTTACCATCGGCGGCGGCTCGATCACCGACGGCGCCAAGGCGGTGCAGCTTTGCCTCGCCAACGATATCCGCAATCCCGACGACATCGACAGGATCAGATCGGGTCGCGGCGCTTCGCCGCAGCTCAGCCCGCCGACGGTGCGCCAGATCAGTGTGCCTACCACGATTGCCGGCGGCGAGTTCTCCGCCACGGCTGGCGTCACCAACGAGAAGACCAGGGTCAAGGAAGCGTTGCGCCATCCGCTGTTGATGCCCCGCGCCGTGATCCTCGATCCCTGGCTCGGCGCGCACACGCCGGAATGGCTGTGGCTCTCGACCGGCATCCGCGCCGTCGATCATTGCGTCGAGGGCATCTGCTCGCGCGAGGCGCAGCCGTATGGCGACGCCCAGGCGCTGAAGGGCCTGTCGATGCTGGCGCAGGCGCTGCCGCGGGTGAAGGCCGACGCCAAAGACCTCGACGCGCGGATGGATTGCCAGATCGGGACCTGGCTTTCGACCGGCCCGCTGGCTTCCGGCGTGCCGATGGGGGCCAGCCACGGCATCGGCTATGTGCTCGGCGCGGAATTCGGCGTGCCGCACGGCTACACCTCCTGCGTGATGCTGCCGGCGGTGATGCGCTGGAACATGTCAGCCAATGCCGAGCGGCAGGCGCTGGTCGCGGCCGCGATGGGACGTCCTGGCGCGGACGCCGGCGACGTGCTCGACGAATTCATTCGAGGCCTCGGCATGCCGCGCAGCCTGCGCGACGTCAAGGTTGGGCCTGAGCATTTCGACCGCATCGCGCTGGCAGCGATGGCAACGCCCTGGGTGCCGCGAAACCCGCGCAAGATCGAGGGGCCGGCGCAGGTGCGCGAAATTCTGGATATGGCCGCGTAA
- a CDS encoding AMP-binding protein yields the protein MYTGKHAHLRPLQPAFIMASTGEAVTYRELDARSNRLAHLFRNRGLKRLDHYSIFMENNSRYCEACAAGERSGLYYTCVNSYLTAGELAYILTNSQSRILITSKTKLDIAREALKECPKVELCIVADGEGESDRIVGLQAATADMPSSPIADEFIGTAMLYSSGTTGRPKGILRPLPDQPPTQRLPLFDFLEKLWQYREGMIYLSPAPLYHSAPQAAVNLTIGIGGTVVIMEHFDPEQYLQLIQKWGITHTQLVPTMFSRMLKLPEEVRKRYDLSSLEIAIHAAAPCPALVKDDMIKWWGPIIHEYYGATEGLGFTACNSEQWLAHRGTVGRVLLGDLHIMDENMKPCPKGTAGTVWFKTASPFEYFNDAAKTQEARSVDGSMSTVGDVGYVDEDGYLYLTDRATFMIISGGVNIYPQECENLLITHPKIADAAVFGVPNPDLGEEVKAVVQPMPGVSPCTELAEELITFCSQSLSRQKVPRSIDFEAELPRLPTGKLYKRLLRDRYWGNKTSRIV from the coding sequence ATGTATACCGGCAAGCATGCTCATCTTCGTCCGCTTCAGCCCGCCTTCATCATGGCAAGCACGGGCGAGGCGGTGACCTACCGTGAACTGGACGCCCGCAGCAATCGGCTGGCGCATCTGTTTCGCAACCGCGGCCTCAAGCGGCTCGACCACTATTCGATCTTCATGGAGAACAACAGCCGCTACTGCGAAGCCTGTGCCGCGGGCGAACGGAGTGGATTGTATTATACCTGCGTGAATTCCTACCTGACGGCGGGCGAACTCGCCTACATCCTCACCAACAGCCAGTCGCGCATTCTCATCACCTCAAAGACAAAACTCGATATCGCGCGCGAGGCGCTGAAGGAATGCCCGAAGGTCGAGCTTTGCATTGTCGCCGACGGCGAAGGCGAAAGCGACCGCATCGTCGGACTGCAGGCTGCGACCGCGGATATGCCGAGTTCGCCGATTGCCGATGAATTCATCGGCACCGCGATGCTCTATTCGTCCGGAACCACCGGTCGCCCCAAGGGAATCCTGCGCCCGCTGCCGGATCAGCCGCCGACCCAGCGACTGCCGCTGTTCGATTTCCTGGAAAAGCTCTGGCAGTATCGCGAAGGCATGATCTACCTGTCGCCGGCGCCGCTCTACCACTCGGCGCCGCAGGCGGCCGTCAACCTCACCATCGGCATCGGCGGCACCGTCGTGATCATGGAGCATTTCGATCCCGAGCAATATCTGCAGCTCATCCAGAAATGGGGCATCACGCATACCCAGCTGGTGCCGACGATGTTCTCGCGGATGCTGAAACTGCCGGAGGAGGTGCGCAAGCGCTACGACCTCTCCTCACTCGAGATCGCGATCCATGCCGCCGCGCCCTGCCCGGCGCTGGTCAAGGACGACATGATCAAGTGGTGGGGACCGATCATCCACGAATATTACGGCGCCACCGAAGGCCTCGGCTTCACCGCCTGCAATTCGGAGCAGTGGCTGGCGCATCGCGGCACCGTGGGCCGAGTGCTGCTCGGCGACCTCCACATCATGGACGAGAACATGAAGCCCTGTCCGAAGGGCACGGCGGGCACGGTGTGGTTCAAGACCGCAAGCCCGTTCGAATATTTCAACGATGCTGCCAAGACCCAGGAGGCCCGCTCGGTCGACGGCAGCATGAGCACGGTCGGCGACGTCGGCTATGTCGACGAGGACGGCTATCTCTATCTGACCGATCGCGCGACCTTCATGATCATCTCCGGCGGCGTCAATATCTATCCGCAGGAATGCGAGAACCTCCTGATCACCCATCCCAAGATTGCGGACGCGGCGGTGTTCGGCGTGCCCAATCCCGATCTCGGCGAGGAAGTGAAGGCGGTGGTGCAACCGATGCCGGGGGTTTCCCCGTGCACAGAGCTGGCCGAAGAGCTGATCACCTTCTGCAGCCAGTCGCTGTCGCGCCAAAAGGTGCCGCGCTCGATCGACTTCGAGGCCGAATTGCCGCGGCTGCCGACCGGAAAACTCTACAAGCGGCTGTTGCGCGATCGCTATTGGGGCAACAAGACCTCGCGGATCGTGTGA
- a CDS encoding ABC transporter substrate-binding protein: MRSVQALAVAALLLLPAFDVASAGEPKQGGILRVYHRDSPGSASIHEGATYSINIPFMPVFNNLVVFKQDVAQNSVDSIVPDLAESWAWSSDNTKLTFKLKQGVKWHDGKPFTSADVKCTFDMLMGKSQQKFRQNPRKSWYDQVSDVTTSGDFEASFNLKRPQPALLSLLASGYTPVYPCHVSPGEMRTHPIGTGPFKFVEFKANESIKLTKNPDYFKKGLPHLDGIEFTIITNRSTAILGFVSGKFDMTFPTEVSIPLLKDVKTQAPNAVCVVEPINVATNIIVNSSSPPFDNADIRRALALALDRKAFVQIMFEGQADIGGTMLPAPGGLWAMPKEMLESIPGYGPDINANREEARKLMQKAGYGPDKHLAVKVSTRNIPVYRDPAVILIDQIKSIYIDAELDVVDTAQWFPKVARKDYALGLNLTGNAVDDPDQSFYENYSCGSERNYTNYCNKEIEKLFDQQSAETDKEKRKKLVWEIDKKLQEDVARPIIFHGRMGSCWQPYVKGITIMVNSSYNGYRYEDVWMDK; the protein is encoded by the coding sequence ATGCGGAGCGTGCAAGCGCTTGCCGTCGCGGCATTGTTATTGCTGCCGGCTTTTGACGTTGCATCGGCGGGCGAGCCGAAACAGGGCGGGATCCTCAGGGTCTATCACCGCGACAGCCCGGGCAGTGCCTCGATCCACGAGGGCGCGACCTACTCGATCAACATTCCCTTCATGCCGGTTTTCAACAACCTCGTCGTGTTCAAGCAGGACGTGGCGCAGAACAGCGTGGATTCGATTGTCCCCGATCTCGCGGAGAGCTGGGCCTGGAGCAGCGACAACACGAAGCTGACCTTCAAGCTAAAGCAGGGCGTCAAATGGCATGACGGCAAGCCGTTCACGTCCGCCGACGTCAAATGCACCTTCGACATGCTGATGGGCAAGTCGCAGCAGAAGTTTCGCCAGAACCCGCGAAAGTCCTGGTACGACCAGGTCAGCGACGTCACGACATCAGGCGATTTCGAGGCGTCGTTCAACCTGAAACGGCCGCAGCCGGCGCTGCTTTCGCTGCTCGCCTCCGGCTACACGCCGGTATACCCCTGCCACGTCTCGCCGGGCGAGATGCGCACCCATCCGATCGGCACCGGCCCATTCAAGTTCGTCGAGTTCAAGGCCAACGAATCGATCAAGCTGACGAAGAATCCCGACTACTTCAAGAAGGGCCTGCCGCACCTCGACGGCATCGAATTCACCATCATTACCAACCGTTCGACCGCCATTCTCGGATTCGTCTCCGGGAAATTCGACATGACGTTCCCGACCGAAGTCTCGATCCCGCTGCTCAAGGACGTCAAGACGCAGGCGCCGAACGCGGTTTGCGTGGTCGAGCCGATCAACGTCGCGACCAACATCATCGTCAATTCGTCCTCCCCGCCGTTCGACAATGCCGACATTCGCCGTGCCCTGGCGCTGGCGCTGGATCGCAAGGCGTTCGTCCAGATCATGTTCGAGGGGCAGGCCGATATCGGCGGGACGATGCTTCCGGCGCCGGGCGGCCTTTGGGCGATGCCGAAGGAAATGCTGGAATCGATCCCCGGCTACGGCCCCGACATCAACGCCAACCGGGAAGAGGCGCGCAAACTGATGCAGAAGGCAGGTTACGGCCCGGACAAGCACCTCGCCGTCAAGGTCTCGACGCGCAATATTCCGGTTTACCGCGACCCTGCGGTCATCCTGATCGATCAGATCAAGAGCATCTATATCGACGCCGAGCTCGACGTCGTCGACACCGCGCAGTGGTTTCCGAAAGTGGCGCGCAAGGACTATGCGCTCGGCCTCAACCTCACCGGCAACGCCGTGGACGATCCCGACCAGTCCTTCTACGAGAACTATTCCTGCGGATCGGAGCGGAACTACACCAATTACTGCAACAAGGAGATCGAGAAGCTGTTCGACCAGCAATCCGCCGAGACCGACAAGGAGAAGCGCAAGAAGCTGGTTTGGGAAATCGACAAGAAATTGCAGGAAGACGTGGCGCGCCCGATCATCTTCCACGGCCGCATGGGTTCGTGCTGGCAACCCTACGTCAAGGGCATCACCATCATGGTGAACAGCTCCTATAACGGCTATCGTTACGAAGACGTCTGGATGGACAAGTAA